From Pogoniulus pusillus isolate bPogPus1 chromosome 17, bPogPus1.pri, whole genome shotgun sequence, the proteins below share one genomic window:
- the MAPK6 gene encoding mitogen-activated protein kinase 6: MAEKFESLMNIHGFDLGSRYMDLKPLGCGGNGLVFSAVDNDCDKRVAVKKIVLTDPQSVKHALREIKIIRRLDHDNIVKVFEILGPSGSHLTDDVGSLTELNCVYIVQEYMETDLANLLEQGPLLEDHARLFMYQLLRGLKYIHSANVLHRDLKPANLFINTEDLVLKIGDFGLARIMDPHYSHKGHLSEGLVTKWYRSPRLLLSPNNYTKAIDMWAAGCIFAEMLTGKTLFAGAHELEQMQLILESIPVVHEEDRQELLNVIPVYIRNDMTEPHKPLTQLLPGISPEALDFLEQILTFSPMDRLTAEEALSHPYMSIYSFPTDEPISSHPFHIEDEVDDILLMDESHSHIYNWERYHESQFSDHDWPIHNNYEADEVQRDPRALSDVTDEEEVQVDPRKYLDGDREKYLEDPAFDTHFSTEPCWQYSDHHENKYCDLECSHTCNYKMRSSSYLDNLVWRDSEVNHYYEPKLIIDLSNWKEQSKEKSDKKGKSKCEKNGLVKAQIALEEASQQFVEKEREKNQGFDFDSFIAETIQLSLQHESTDVDKLNDLNSSVSQIELKGLISKSVSREKQEKGMANLAQLEALYQTSWDSQFVSSAEECFLIDQFCCEVRKDEQAEKENTYTSYLDKFFSKKEDAEMLEPEPVEEGKLGEKEREESFLSNSGELLFNKQLEAIGIPQFHSPVGSPLKSIQATLTPSAMKSSPQIPHKTYSSILKHLN, encoded by the exons ATGGCAGAAAAATTTGAAAGTCTCATGAACATTCACGGGTTTGATCTGGGCTCTCGCTATATGGACTTAAAACCACTGGGCTGTGGTGGAAACGGCTTAGTTTTTTCTGCTGTCGATAATGACTGTGAcaaaagagtggctgtcaagaAAATTGTCCTTACGGATCCCCAGAGTGTTAAACATGCTCTACGTGAGATCAAAATTATTAGAAGGCTTGACCACGATAACATTGTCAAAGTATTTGAAATTCTTGGTCCCAGTGGAAGCCACTTAACAGATGATGTGGGCTCCCTTACAGAATTGAACTGTGTTTACATTGTCCAGGAATACATGGAGACAGATCTGGCTAATCTGCTAGAGCAAGGCCCTTTACTGGAAGATCATGCCAGACTCTTCATGTACCAGCTGCTACGTGGGCTCAAGTATATTCACTCTGCAAATGTTCTGCATAGAGATCTCAAACCAGCTAATCTTTTCATTAATACTGAAGACTTGGTGCTGAAGATTGGTGACTTCGGTCTTGCACGAATCATGGATCCTCATTATTCCCACAAG gGCCATCTTTCTGAAGGATTGGTTACTAAATGGTACAGATCGCCCCGTCTTTTGCTTTCTCCTAACAACTACACTAAAGCCATTGACATGTGGGCTGCAGGTTGCATCTTTGCTGAAATGTTGACTGGGAAAACCCTCTTTGCAG GTGCGCATGAACTTGAACAGATGCAGTTGATTCTAGAATCGATTCCTGTTGTACACGAGGAGGACCGTCAGGAGCTTCTCAACGTGATTCCAGTTTACATTAGAAATGATATGACTGAGCCACACAAACCTTTAACTCAGTTGCTTCCAGGCATCAGTCCTGAAG cactggaCTTCCTGGAGCAAATTTTGACGTTTAGTCCTATGGATCGATTGACAGCAGAAGAAGCTTTGTCCCATCCTTATATGAGCATATATTCCTTTCCAACGGATGAGCCTATTTCAAGTCATCCTTTCCACATAGAAGATGAGGTTGATGATATTCTGCTGATGGATGAAAGTCACAGCCATATTTATAATTGGGAAAG ATACCATGAAAGTCAGTTTTCAGACCATGACTGGCCTATTCATAATAACTATGAAGCTGATGAAGTTCAGCGTGATCCAAGGGCTCTTTCTGATGTTACTGATGAGGAAGAAGTGCAAGTAGATCCTCGCAAATATTTGGATGGAGATCGTGAAAAATACCTGGAGGATCCTGCCTTTGACACCCACTTCTCTACTGAGCCTTGCTGGCAGTATTCTGATCACCATGAAAACAAATATTGTGATCTGGAATGTAGTCACACTTGTAATTACAAAATGAGGTCATCTTCGTACCTAGATAACTTAGTTTGGCGAGACAGTGAAGTTAACCATTACTATGAGCCCAAGCTTATTATAGATCTTTCAAACTGGAAGGAACAGAGCAAAGAAAAGTCTGATAAGAAAGGCAAGTCTAAATGTGAAAAGAATGGGTTGGTGAAAGCTCAGATAGCGCTTGAGGAAGCATCACAGCAATTTgttgaaaaagaaagggagaagaatcAAGGATTTGACTTTGATTCATTTATAGCAGAAACCATTCAGCTTAGTTTACAACACGAGTCTACTGATGTTGATAAATTAAATGACTTGAATAGCTCGGTGTCTCAAATAGAGTTGAAAGGGTTAATATCGAAGTCAgtaagcagagagaagcaggagaaAGGCATGGCGAATTTGGCACAGTTAGAAGCTCTGTACCAAACGTCTTGGGACAGCCAGTTTGTAAGCAGTGCGGAGGAGTGCTTCCTCATAGACCAGTTCTGTTGTGAGGTGAGGAAAGATGAACaagctgaaaaagaaaatacttaCACCAGTTATTTGGACAAATTCTTTAGTAAGAAGGAAGATGCTGAAATGCTAGAACCTGAGCCAGTAGAAGAGGGGAAGCttggggagaaggaaagagaagagagctTTCTCAGTAACAGTGGAGAGCTCCTCTTCAACAAGCAGCTTGAGGCTATAGGTATTCCTCAGTTTCATAGCCCAGTTGGTTCGCCACTGAAATCAATTCAGGCCACGTTAACGCCTTCTGCTATGAAATCATCTCCCCAGATCCCCCACAAAACATACAGCAGCATTCTGAAACATCTAAACTAA